The DNA region aaactaaaaaaaacacaaacaaactGCCAAGATGTAAACATGCACCAATCATTACCATGACCCTAACGCCATGAGTTCATATGCTTTACCACCGAGTTACGAGTCTCCACCGATCCGTCGTGATTGAGTTAGAATTCTAGGAATCCGGTTCTTGAGAGGACAGCATGCCTAACCTTCCTTAGATCTCTTCCTTTGAGGGTCCTTCCAGCACCTTCACAAACAGAGGAAGCAGTTTTCTTGCTTTTTGCTTCCTTTACAGCTATCCATTCATGAGGGGGCATAGTCATTAGTGAgttttcatcatcatcttcatcttctttgcCATAATCACCATCTGGTGGAGCTTCCATGCCGACCTTATTCTTCCCATAAATCTTCGACCAGTCAGGAATGCCAACAGGGGCTGATTGCCTACCCATTTTGGCCTCATCAGGTTCCAATTGTTTTTCACGATCAGCTCTAGGAATCATCCTAGCCACGGTTGGGATCTGCCTCGATTCTACGTCTGGGCGCTCAGTAATATTGCAGCCCATATCCCCTTGATCTCTCAAAGTGGACCAAACATCCTCTTCTTGAAATTCCTCATTGTTACTCGACCTGCTTGATGACCCTCCGCCGCCAAATGATCCATACCAATCACTCATCTTTTCTTCTACCTTTGTAGAGAatacaatttgattttatataaagtCTTTAGAAACATGACAAaggaaaaaaaacaaagaataagACATAATTCTGAACCTTGTgaactaaattaataatgaatgttACAGATGTTGAAAAATGTCTGCACCTTGGGATTGAGGTCTTAGCGCTTGGAATCTTCTTCGCTTTCAAATATGCATCTTTTCTTAGCAGCTAGCTAGGTACCTAGCTACATAGGCTACCTAGGCCTGAAACAGGAGACAAAAATTGTCTGAGAtcgaaataattatatataaacagtGCTCAGAGTTGAGCACGGGAATTATGAAAAACTATGTGCACATTTGATACCATTTTTAACTGTCATTGAAAAACATGGGGCGGATTCAGATcagtaaataattattaattatttaatatgttcTACAATTTAATTTCCGACTTTCttcctaatttttattttaacctgtaattgtttattattttcacttatttgtttttatcattGTATTGTATGTAGTTGACATAATTGTACAATTTTTTTAGGTTAATTTGTACATTAATTCctaaactaatataaaattagcACCAATCCAtaacaaatcaaaatattaaactagGAAATAAGGTTTGactataacaaattaattaaggttTTAATTTAGTTGGGAATTGTAGTGACAAATTTTGAGCTTTATGagttttaattatcaaaaaaaagGTTTTGTTTTCAAGTGGACATCATGTGCAATGAAATAGAAATAGTAGATCCCActtcatttaattaaattaaagtgtttaCTGAgctattacttaattaatttttctaaagtaGAATTTTTCTTcagaagaatttttttattttactttttgtgATAACTGTGATGCTTTGTCCCAATTAAAATTTGCATGTCATATAAAGATATAATACATGTTTCTTTAATCATGTTTTTGTAAAGagtactctattttttttttttactttaatcaTTGGTGTCAAAGAATAAAATGTATCAAAACagtaataaaactaagttatgacaataatcaaaatatagtCGTTGCCAAATTAGAAACCACGTGTGTTTTTCGACGAAGAAACCATTGCAtgccataaaaaaaaaaattagataagcATAGCGGAGTTATAACCGTGATGATTCCGTGTCGAAAAAACGATAATAATTCCAATTGTAAAATTAAAGGAAAGAGATAACAATTAGGACCACAAATTGTCATTACTTTCTCAAGGAAAGTGGAGCGGTAAGCTGTATGCATGAGAAATAATTActtcatttaattaaattgaacaGATGAGTTAAAAAAGGCAATAAAATCAGACAGGACCACTAACAATGTTTTGTTGCTCTTTGGAGCATGAATGATGTTTTGTTTCTCTTTAGGGCATGATTTAGTTTATGAAAATGATATTGAGAATTATTGTTTACTTCTTCTCGAAAAATAagtataatcttaatttttaaaataatttatttaactatGAAAATTAGGTTATTCATCAAATAAGCCCAggtttattcttattttaatatatgatgGAGCCAACAACACACAATACTAGAATAGAAAATTCAATGTATTAAGACAGAAATCAGACTGTACTTAGGACATAGGAGAAGTATGTCCAATCTTggatgataaatatatataataattatatattcatgcCAAACCTCATACCAAAAGTGGCATAACATTTCATTAGTcaacttataattaattagtcggcatgataaaattaatcacatttttctaataagaatatttatattatggATGACATCACCCCAAACTTCACACACTTCTATTGTAGGCACTATGGATCCATAATTGAGGAGTTTTTACCGACTACACATTACCTAATCCGATTCGAACTCAACCCGACACGAACACATATAGATTCTTTTGATGGTATTGAACCTTGTCACCCATGTTGTTCAATTTCTTGACACCCTATCTGAAAGACATCCTCAATAAACATGATAGGTGTTGAAGTTTACTATTTAgtatacataatattaatatgaataaattataaatagttattgtttttctttttttagagtattagtttataactttttattactaaattaatgaatatgacttataagtttatatataactttttttttataaaatgatcaaatgcatgatgatgaaattgaggtatattattactttatatattagacattgaaaatttgaaaaataaaattactcacaattattttgtttttgtaagatAGGAAGGtgatgaaaatattatatattataaatattttttttattgaacaaCCATATCGAATTGTTTCTTATCATAGAAGAAGCATCAAAAGATAATTattgaacaaatatttttatatataaaaaactctGACGAGGAATATTTTTACATTACcattatacaataaaaaataaaaatccaaaaaaatcaaTACTCCATACAAATAAGAATATTTCTGTTACGATTTTTGtttgggctcccaactatgaaaaAAGCTTAGCAGTggttaagttcattttaattcattaatgaaaatataatattttaaaaggttaTGTTATAACCATAATTTTAATAGctctattatttaaaagaacGGTAGCAAAAAAGAAAGAGTTCATCAAACTGAGCCCGATCAGAGATTCAAACGGAGTCCGATTGAGATGAGATTTTGTCGAGAAGTCGGTAACTCATTTCCTTACATTTACAACGGTCAAATCAAGTTTGGATGTCTCAAAGTTTAATTTTCTATGGCTTAAAGTTTCTACCTAGTTGAGTTTTATTTTACTCGTTTGgaccaaaataattatatcgTTTTGGTTATTCTCTTTTAGTTCTTTTGCGCTATTAGACCACCCACAACTGGGTGTCAAATAAGGTATCAAATgggtgttaaaataatattaaatggtACAGCAGAGtattaaaattaagtgttaaaatatgagtatcaaattttgatacgAGACCAAATTTGATGTGGCCCAATCACAGCGTGCCAAGTGGCAGCGCTGGtggttacttttttgtttttgttttttttttaaatacacttttgcataataattgatcaaaatatatatatatatataccattattttttatttttcgagatctataaaaagagacttggtttgtgtcatttggacaccaaaaaatttctgaaattttccaccatattatcatccttgtttgtATCACCTTTCTTTTGAAATCTTCAAACTCTTTAATGGATCCTTCACAAAACTACAATTTCTTTCCAAATTACTTCCCAATTGACAAAGCACAACATATTCAATTGAAGAAAGATCTTGTCATGCACATTTGGAATAAATTTGGAACAACTCTCTATTAGAGTTTTAAAAACACTACTTAACAAATTACCAATGTTTAgagtgtttgttttcttcttcgttttaaataatatttgtatgtttgatttaccaagtgatgaataatattgtttgtggttaaaaaaaaataaaataatgtataaatgatgtggaagtgagagaaagtgaaaaagtaattttgatacaTTGAATAACACTCTGCTGTAGAATATGCTAAAAAGTGGGTGTTAAAATAGGTGTTAAGCTGACGTGGCAgggtattaaatgaaaaaatttgataccTACTTTGGATAGTCTTAAAGATTATTATACCTTGATTGTATACCCgacatataattataatgaagcTTCATTTGGATTTAAAGTAATGTGGTTTTACTCCTTAATTTGATGAGATTTTCCACGTAAAATAGTGTTTtaattgtgttatttacttcccatttttatttgtattttatttgctcataagtttttcaatcaagtagAGAATCAAATATAAGTTTTCCCAATAAGTGATATCAGAGCGATGTTAGTTATTTTTGGACTTGATTGACATATGAATATAAACACAAGTGTGATGATTTTGCTGAATGGTTCGAATTATTAAATTTGGAAAGGAAAGATGAAAGgttttttatttgtcaaaacTTTACACTTATCGGTATTTGTTGCTGAGAAGCCTACCCCCCAATCTGACGAGGAATATAATTTCAAGCATGAACAAGTATGTGGTTTATTCGtcaatttgttaaattataaccATATTCAACATGAGACACAAACACGAATTTTGTGGAATAAACTCAAGAATTTATATGCTTCAAATTCTggaagtaataaattatttttgcttcaaaatttatttagttgCAGTATAAAGATAGTGCTTCTATGACTGATCACTTAAATGTGTTTCAGGGTGTTCTTGATCAAATATCAGACATGTGAATTAAGTTTGAATATGATCAAAGACTTTTATGGACTACTTTACATGATTCGTGGGAGacttaaaatttatctttataactATGTTTCTAATGGTGCAATAATTTTGGAGATTGTCAAAAGTGGTGTCATAAATGAGGAATTGAGAAGAAAATCTCAAGGGTCTTCGATAAATTCAAATGTCTTGGTTACTAAAAGTAGGGGAGACAAATTAGTAAAGGTGAAAAAGATAATGTGAGACATACGAGTCGAAGTAAGTCTAGATCAAAGTACAAGTTCATTGAATGTTATCGCGGTAAAAATGAACACattaagaaaaaatgttttaagttgaaaCGTGAAATGAGTGGATCTGAGCAAAAAAAAGATGATGGTGAAGATCGCATGTCAATAGCGACTTCAAATGATCTTGTCACTCTCCATGAGTCAAGTTGGGTGTTTGTCACCGTAGCTTCCTTGCATGTTACACAAATGAAAGAATATTTTACGTCATATATACTTCAAGTGATTTTGTAGTATTGAAGATGAGTAATGATGACTTAAGTAAGGTTATTGGTATTAATGATGTTTGCTTAGAAATGGTAATGGATCGAAATTGTTACTTAAAGATGTTCGACATGCTCCatatattttgttgaatttgatataaactttgatgatgataGTTTTACAAGTTGTTTTGGTTTTGGAAAATGGAAAATTTCTAAAAGTAACTTAATTATAGCTCGAGGAGAGaacttaatttgatattttttgaattaaggagaactagtaTGGCACCCACAAAACCATGACCCTCCGCTTCCATTCAAAGCGCTTCTAATTGGAATCAAACCCGTGACACTTTGATCTCTTAAACCGACTTTTACCACTAAACTAGATTGCTAGAGTTCAAGGagagaaatattctaatttatatttgatgcaaATTTCAATGTACAATGATAGTGTGAATGTTATACGGATTAAAGATGTTTCCAAGTTATGGCACCGAAGACTTTAtcacattagtgaaaaaggGCTAAATTTGTTGGTtaagaaaaatgttattttcGATATGAGCGAGATAGATTTGGAAAAATGTTCTCATTGCGTTGATGGAAAACAAACTAGAGTATCGTTCAAACATAATCTTCCTTCAAGAAAGTCAAAAATCTTAGAGTTGGTGCATTTAGATGGACAATGAGTTGAATTAATACGAATCGACACGATACAACACGATATTAGTACAGAACGACacgatacgatattatctcattTGGCTCGTgggttggacacgacacaaacaCGAGACGACACAATCACGATACGATTATGAATTTATACGATTGTAACACGGtcacgagtcgacacggacACAACACGAATATAGATACGAGCACGAATATACACACGAAacaacataaacacaattagttacaaattacaaattaatgtgtttatgtcgtttcgtgtgtatactcgtgtTCGTGTttatactcgtgttgtgtccgTATCGACTCGTGACTGTGTTatgatcgtataaactcataatcgtgtcgtgatcATGTTATctcgtgcttgtgtcgtgtccaactcACGCCCCGAATGAAATAATATCGTGTCGTTCTATACTAATATCGTGTTGTATCGTGTCAGTTCGTATTGATCAAACTCATTGTCCAACTCTTATCTGAACTAAACCATCCTCGAGTTGGTATCCATTAACAGGATAAGTAGAAGACTTATCGAGGTAAACAATGGCAATATCAAAACTGTTTTGAAGATCCAGATTTGGAAAGCAAACTCCAACTGCATCTTTTTGTCAGCTGTACATTGCACCAGAAGATCACATTGGACAAACTGACCAGTTTAGCTGCCTCATAAGCTTTTAAACTTGAttcaggaaattggtctgaaaaaCCCCCTCTTGTTATCACCGCATTTCCTacatagaaaaagaaaaagaggagGAGATTAGGAAAGAatgtaaaatatgtaatatgaGAAACTCAATAACTTGGCAGCAGCGAGAGACTGTAGTGTCTAACATCTTAACCCTGTtccatttttctattttattttcaacttgtttttttaaatatatttatagtgtgTCTTTTTTTAGTTAGTTAGAAATAGAGCTGGACAATGAGTTGGATTAATACGAATCGACACGATACAACACGATATTAGTACGGAACAACAcaatacgatattatctcattTGGTTCGTGGATTGGAcacgagacgacacgatcacgatatgattatgagtttatacgggTCGTAACACGGTCACGAGTCGTCACAGACACAACACAAATATAGACATGAGCACAaatatacacacgaaacgacataaacacaattagttaaaaattaaaaattaatgtgtttatgtcgtttcgtgtgtatactcgtgctcgtatttatactcgtgttgtgtccgtttcgactcgtgaccgtgttacaatcgtataaactcataatcgtgtcgtgatcgtgtcgtctcgtgcttcTGTCGTGTCCAACCCACGACccgaataaaataatatcgtgTCTCAACTCAATACGAGATTTTTTTACATCTTGGAGAAGAGGTCTAGAGCTCGTTTTGACTTAGCCAATAGTTTCTCActgatcctaggatcatttttaaattgtttgtaAGTCTCAAATCATCATATAATACcagttttatatttaacttatttatccTTGTTTGTAAGTCTCAAATTATCGTATAATATGACTTAGGACCTCCTATTTGCTttctaattttcatttttcttaacatttttttttaggttatctctattttaaaattaatttaaaatgttttctctattttattatacttaatgAGTTTATAACTTGAGTtctatatttagaaaaatatagagaaaaattCGTACAagattcttataatattttgaccATTTGATATACTAACATAGAATTTTGGAATTGTTTCAGAATTTGACCATTTTTTCTGACCTCTCTCGCAACAAGTATACTTTATTCATGGTTTGTGCATATTTTAACTATGAATCCTTTAGATCATAGGCTAAAATTAAGCTTTAACTTTAAAAGTATACTTAggttttaaattatcatttttagtGTAAAATTATCgtgtctttttttatttattataaaatcagCAGTTTCGTAATAGAGACTCATATCTTCTAGACGAACACGTGTGACATAGCGGGACCATTTCCCACTTATAATCAAACACCagactttaaataatttatgtaaatattctttcataatttcttaaaaaacaaattatgcgGCGAATCtcgaacaaaatgaaaaaaacatatttaaaggGTTGGTAAAACATTCTAACATAGCGTCGAGACCATTTCTCACGTGTAATCAAACAccgaattttaaatatttttttgtaaatattctttcctaatttcttaaaaaataaattatttggtgagttttgaacaaaataaaaaaaaacatatttaaaggggctagtaaaaaaaaattccatgTGAACCCATTTTaagaaacataatttaatattaaactattatatatctttatattattttaaaaaagtgcTAAAacagtattaaaaaaataaaaatcacataAGCCCAAAGCCATATGTAACCTTCAAGCTCAAACTGATTACATCATAATCATGATACAAAGTATGATATTgttaagacatttttttttataaaattagcaGTAaacttaaacaaatataaaaatttatagtgAGTTGAATTATGacatatcaataaaatcctaaACAAAAGAACAATATTGTTCAATCAATGACATTAGGATTTGTGTTAGACATGCACTTTGTGCaccttgaaaatatttattgtttttcataGTATATTCTATTGATgcaattttagttttttttttttattaaattttaattaatgacaACTCTTATCTTATCTTGTATTGAATCATTGAAAATGTTGGAACccttaaaaaaatggaaaaaagagagaaattttggtgtgacaattatatttgatttaagaCTTCTCCAATCTTGATCTAGGAttactaaaatttatttgaaaaggataTATTTTGAAAGACATACAAAAACTAGCTAAGCTAGTCATCCTTAATTTgtcttattaaataaacatagcAATTTAATTTCAAGGAAGTCGGCCGCCTCCAAACCCACCACCAGCTCCACCGCCAAATCCTCCGGCACCggcaccaccaccaccaccacctcctcctccCGTTCCCCCTCCACCAAATTGTCCATATCCATTGCCTTGTCCcccaccgccgccgccgccgccgccgcctgaTCCCATGTCACCAATTTCTCCCCCAGATCCCAttcctcctccaccaccaccaccaccaacaCCACCATATCCACCATACCCACCACCAGATCCCATTCCAGAACCACCCCCAAGTCCACCACCAGATCCTAAACCCCCAAATCCACCCTTTCCATACCCAGAACCTACACCGCCACCCCCACCCCCAAATCCACCATAAAATGGTCGACGAAAGAATGTCTTCTCATCACCGACTCTTCCAGGCATCACCTTCTCACGTGCATTAGCAGAGGCGCAGAGAAGTGCTCCCAGAAAAAGGAATAGCATCATCTTTGAATTATTATCCATCGTTGGTTTAATTACCAATTGAATGGGATTAATGTCATGATAAGTGAAGGGCTTAAATACAGTATTTATAGCTAGGGTGTAATGAATGCATGCATGTGTGAGTGCAATAAACGATCATGAGTAGAACATGTGCAGTTGAACTGTTAAACTgaactttctttctttttaccTTATTAAAAACACTGTTAATTGAATACATGCAATTTGAATGAACTCATCGTTTTGGTCTATACCTGTATCTGCCTAAATTTGATCAGAATTTTCATATTCTTTCCATGAATTTTACGTGCACTCATATACCCTTTTTATATTCTTTAactagtttttctttttttacttcaCCATGATTAAACATCcaagaaaaaaagaatatcaTGACATGGGTTATGttgattattaaattatgaatcATGACATTTAACAGTACTAATACATATTGCTGAGAATTATCAATCTATGCCTTCTTCCTCATCATTGTACAGAACTCCATGTAGTTTATTCTTCCATCCTGTATGCACACAAACattaacttcttcttcttcttcttagttaatttaattatttgataaaaaaaatactttacaTTATCAGTGTCAATTTCTGATATGATTTTCTTGATTGAGGCTTCATCAACCTTAGTACTATTCTTTTTTACTGCTGCCTCAAGTTCATCTTTCGTGATATACCTGAATATCAAGAAATTAAGGACCTGGTCGATCTATATAATGAGAAATCAAATTTAGTAGAATGAATTTGGAGAATCTATCCTCACCCACAATTGTCTTTGTCAAAATACTGAAATGCTGTGTAGAGATGATCTTCTTTATCAATTTTATGTGTATGCATTGTAGCAGCTATGAATTCATGGTAATCAATCAACCCATTTCCATCTATGTCTGCCTGGATTTAACCAAATTAAAGAATCAAAATATGTTggatttgtaaaatatatgctTTTGGAATCCAAATATGGATGGATCTTACTGCTTCCATTAGTTGCTTGACCTCGGCTTCAGTAGGTTTTGAACCGAGTCGAGACAAGCCTTCCTTAAGTTCCTGGAAGCTTATGGTACCATTCTTATCTGTGTCCATGTTGGTGAATATTACTTTTAGCCCTTGTATTTCTTCTTCAGATAGATTTTCAGCAATAACCTTGAGTGCTAGTTTCTTCAGTTTATTCATCGCTCCAAATTGTTTCATTCTCATCAATACTGCGTTGTTTAATGGCTTATTAGATGCTTCTCCACCTTCTCGTATCCATGGATGCTCTGCATGAATGGACACTGAATTAAAGAACATTGGTAAATAAAAcagaaaaaagtaaaaattgttTGTATACCGAGGATCTGAGCAGAAGTTATCCTCCTATTGGGATTTTGAGTTAACATCCTTCGAACAAGATCCTTTGCAGAGGTGGATATGGATGGCCaaggatcgatttgaagatcgAATTGTCCTTTTAGAATGGCATCGAATATTCCTGTCTCTGTTTCTGCACATTGTGATTCAAAGAAGGTGATTAATGACTTATGACTAAACTTATCATAACTTATTTTGAATTCTTAATTACCATCCCAGAAAGGAGGTAAACCACATAGTAACATGTACAATATTACTCCTGCACTCCATATATCTGCTTCTTTTCCATATCTCTTTCGCAAAACTTCTGGAGCAATATAGTAAACACTTCCAACCACGTCGTGATAATGTTTTCCTTGCGAGAAGAAGATGATATCAGAAAGACTTGACAATGTAATTTTGATGAAGAAAGGAGTTGAGTAATAATGAATAATACCTTGCTGAATGAAAACAGAGAGACCAAAATCTGTTATTTTCAAAACAGAGTTTTCAGTTTTATCAGATAACAGGAAATTCTCAGGTTTGATGTCTCTATGCATCACACCCATGAAATGACAATGGTTAATCGCCTTCACAATAGCCTTACAAATGGAAGCTGCAGCCCTTTCACTGTAATGATGTCGCGCAGTAATTCTATCGAAAAGTTCACCTCCTGAACAAAGCTCCATAACTATATGAACATAATGTTTGTCTTCATAAGCATCCTTGAATTCAACTATATTTGCTTGCCCACTCAGATGTTGCATTATTTGAATCTCTCTCCTTATGTTGTTCTTGTCCACTTCATCAATCTTCTTCCTCTTTGAGATGGATTTGCAGGCAAATTTCTTGCCGGTTGAGATTTCAGTACAAAGATAAGTAACCCCGAATTTTCCCTTGCCCAGCTTTTCCATTATCCTGTAGTGTCTCCTAATATCCTCGTATGGCTTCTCcagtatattattattgttgttgtctATTTTAAGGTTTTGGGAACGCGCCATTGAATTATTGTTTCCTTTCTTTTGCTTTGAGTTTCCCCCTTTGCTCATACAAATACCCATCAAGAAAGAACTTGTCTTTTAATTAGCTAGCTAGAAACCCAGAAATCTAATATGTCAATTCTTGGATATAGATagatctatttataatatatgggTAGTGGGTGGTTGAAATTGTCTGGAAATGGGAGTGGGAAAGAGTAGAAAGTTGTCAAGATTTTAATGTGTCGTCAAAGATTCCTATAAATAGATTGACGGCGGCGCAGTGTGTAGTGGTAGTGTCGTTAAAAGATGCTTTTCTGTAAGTACGCGTTAACGGCTTTCTTCAAAATATATGCTTTTAAATATAGCCAATCGTGTCAATTCTTTGTCGGTCTAtcctttacaaaaaaaaaaaatttgaacttcgattttaaatttattcgagctcattttttatttttatttaggcTACCATGATAATATTATCGAGATCGAgctcatttttcttttttatttaggCTACCATGATAATATT from Impatiens glandulifera chromosome 5, dImpGla2.1, whole genome shotgun sequence includes:
- the LOC124937417 gene encoding glycine-rich protein 23-like, which codes for MDNNSKMMLFLFLGALLCASANAREKVMPGRVGDEKTFFRRPFYGGFGGGGGGVGSGYGKGGFGGLGSGGGLGGGSGMGSGGGYGGYGGVGGGGGGGGMGSGGEIGDMGSGGGGGGGGGGQGNGYGQFGGGGTGGGGGGGGGAGAGGFGGGAGGGFGGGRLP
- the LOC124940427 gene encoding uncharacterized protein LOC124940427, which codes for MSDWYGSFGGGGSSSRSSNNEEFQEEDVWSTLRDQGDMGCNITERPDVESRQIPTVARMIPRADREKQLEPDEAKMGRQSAPVGIPDWSKIYGKNKVGMEAPPDGDYGKEDEDDDENSLMTMPPHEWIAVKEAKSKKTASSVCEGAGRTLKGRDLRKVRHAVLSRTGFLEF
- the LOC124940556 gene encoding calcium-dependent protein kinase 19-like; the encoded protein is MGICMSKGGNSKQKKGNNNSMARSQNLKIDNNNNNILEKPYEDIRRHYRIMEKLGKGKFGVTYLCTEISTGKKFACKSISKRKKIDEVDKNNIRREIQIMQHLSGQANIVEFKDAYEDKHYVHIVMELCSGGELFDRITARHHYSERAAASICKAIVKAINHCHFMGVMHRDIKPENFLLSDKTENSVLKITDFGLSVFIQQGKHYHDVVGSVYYIAPEVLRKRYGKEADIWSAGVILYMLLCGLPPFWDETETGIFDAILKGQFDLQIDPWPSISTSAKDLVRRMLTQNPNRRITSAQILEHPWIREGGEASNKPLNNAVLMRMKQFGAMNKLKKLALKVIAENLSEEEIQGLKVIFTNMDTDKNGTISFQELKEGLSRLGSKPTEAEVKQLMEAADIDGNGLIDYHEFIAATMHTHKIDKEDHLYTAFQYFDKDNCGYITKDELEAAVKKNSTKVDEASIKKIISEIDTDNDGRINYMEFCTMMRKKA